Proteins encoded in a region of the Flavobacteriaceae bacterium HL-DH10 genome:
- a CDS encoding DUF4175 family protein, with amino-acid sequence MNNFENIQGKLEAFIRRYYTNELLKGAILFFAIGLLYFLFTLFIEHVLWLNTIARTILFWLFIGVEFGLLVKFIFFPLAKLFKLQKGINYKDASKIIGHHFPEVNDKLLNVLQLNENESKSELLLASIEQKSLELNPIPFKLAINFKKNISYFKYAIIPVLIVLITFLTGNSNWFSNSYERVVHYKTAYEPPAPFQFFVVNNELNAIENKDFKLIVKVVGEVMPESAQIVYNNETYFLQQKRIGEFEYVFSQPKTNIDFELTANDITSKPYTLSVVEVPSLLSFEMVLDYPNYTKKQDEVLKGTGNAVVPEGTKINWQLKTKATDHVNLYAKDTIGFNVGMYGIFEANKQVFNNFDYTLSTSNSNLTDYENLDFRIDVIKDEYPEINIKVEKDTLDLQTLYFYGQISDDYGFSNLQLVYYPTDNEANKVFKTLGYSNSNISDFITAFPNNLEIEAGISYNVYFQVIDNDLVNGRKSVKSNVFNYRKRTKDEEVEKNLKQQSESIKDLNKSLKTFEEQDKKLDELTKTSKEKSTLNFNDKKKLESFFKRQKEQDDMMKSFNKKLKNNLEEFQKENPKEDLFKEDLKERLKENEEKLQKDEKLLKEIEKLHEKIGKEELVKKLDELAKQNKNKKRSLEQLLELTKRFYVEKKLEKLKDDLEQLAEEQERLSTKDEEENTKEKQDELNKAFEDFKKQIEDLEKDSKELKKPIDIPRDKLDEKEIDDDQKKASEQLEKNEEQKDPQDTNENQPNEGLKNAQKSQKKAAQKMKNMSAKMSNAMQAGGGEQMQEDMEMLRQVLDNLVLFSFDQEALMNQFKSVDANHNKFSTYLIKQNELKEHFEHVDDSLFALSLRQSKISEKVNNEITEVFYNIDKSLNLLAENQLYQGVSSQQFVITAANNLADYLSDVLDNMQESMSMSAGQGGEGDMQLPDIIMSQEQLNEMMKDGMKKGEQGKPDKGKGNKEGEGDKEGVKGKDGKQGKKQGEGENGESSGGEGEGSNEDMNGELFKIYQQQQELRNALEKRLAKDAKEGRGNSGNGKSLLAKMEEVELDLLNKGFTNETLQKMMDLKHQLLKMDNAAFEQGEDNKRESETNKSEFDNNLNNQIPTAKQYFQTTEILNRQTLPLQQVYKKKVQEYFKQSND; translated from the coding sequence ATGAATAATTTCGAAAATATACAAGGTAAATTAGAAGCTTTTATTAGGCGTTATTATACCAATGAATTGCTTAAAGGTGCTATTTTGTTTTTTGCCATTGGCTTATTATATTTTCTTTTTACCTTATTTATTGAGCATGTTTTATGGCTTAACACAATAGCAAGAACCATTTTATTTTGGCTATTTATTGGTGTTGAATTCGGTTTACTTGTCAAGTTTATATTTTTTCCGTTAGCCAAATTATTCAAACTTCAAAAGGGTATAAATTATAAAGACGCTTCAAAAATTATTGGTCATCATTTTCCTGAAGTAAACGATAAGTTATTAAATGTACTTCAGCTAAATGAAAATGAATCGAAATCGGAATTATTATTAGCAAGTATCGAACAGAAATCTTTAGAGCTAAATCCAATTCCTTTTAAACTAGCGATTAATTTTAAAAAGAACATTTCTTATTTTAAATACGCTATTATTCCTGTTTTAATTGTATTGATTACATTTTTAACAGGCAATTCTAATTGGTTTAGTAATAGTTATGAGCGTGTGGTGCATTATAAAACGGCTTATGAGCCACCAGCACCGTTTCAATTTTTTGTAGTGAATAATGAGTTAAATGCTATTGAAAATAAAGATTTCAAATTAATTGTTAAAGTAGTGGGTGAGGTGATGCCAGAATCTGCTCAAATAGTTTATAATAACGAAACTTATTTTTTACAACAGAAAAGGATTGGTGAATTTGAATATGTGTTTTCGCAACCTAAAACTAATATCGATTTTGAATTAACAGCTAACGATATTACTTCTAAACCTTATACATTAAGTGTTGTTGAAGTGCCTTCTTTGTTAAGTTTTGAAATGGTTTTAGACTATCCTAATTATACTAAAAAGCAAGACGAAGTTTTGAAGGGTACAGGTAATGCTGTTGTTCCTGAAGGCACGAAAATTAATTGGCAACTTAAAACAAAAGCAACCGACCATGTTAATTTATACGCCAAAGATACGATTGGTTTTAATGTTGGTATGTATGGTATTTTTGAAGCTAATAAGCAAGTTTTTAATAATTTCGATTATACATTAAGCACGAGCAACAGTAATTTAACAGACTACGAAAATTTAGATTTTAGAATTGATGTAATTAAAGATGAATATCCAGAGATTAACATCAAGGTAGAAAAGGATACTTTAGATCTACAAACCTTATATTTCTACGGACAAATAAGTGATGATTATGGTTTTAGTAACCTACAATTGGTTTATTATCCAACTGATAATGAGGCAAATAAGGTATTTAAAACCTTGGGTTATTCAAATTCTAATATTTCAGATTTTATTACAGCGTTTCCTAATAATTTAGAAATAGAAGCTGGTATTTCTTATAATGTGTACTTTCAAGTAATTGATAATGATTTAGTTAACGGGCGTAAAAGTGTAAAGAGTAATGTGTTTAATTACAGAAAACGAACCAAAGATGAAGAGGTTGAAAAGAACTTAAAGCAACAAAGCGAATCTATAAAGGATTTGAATAAGTCTTTAAAGACGTTTGAAGAGCAAGATAAAAAGCTTGATGAGTTAACAAAAACGAGTAAGGAGAAATCTACTTTAAATTTTAATGATAAAAAGAAATTAGAATCATTTTTTAAGCGTCAGAAGGAACAAGACGACATGATGAAGAGTTTCAATAAAAAACTTAAAAATAATTTAGAAGAATTTCAAAAAGAGAATCCAAAGGAAGATCTGTTTAAAGAGGATTTAAAAGAGCGATTAAAAGAGAATGAAGAAAAGCTTCAAAAAGATGAAAAGCTTTTAAAAGAAATTGAAAAACTTCATGAGAAAATAGGTAAGGAAGAATTAGTAAAGAAGTTGGATGAACTTGCTAAACAAAATAAAAATAAAAAGCGAAGTTTAGAACAGTTGTTAGAATTAACAAAACGTTTTTATGTTGAAAAGAAGTTAGAAAAGCTTAAAGATGATTTAGAGCAATTAGCTGAGGAACAAGAAAGGCTTTCAACTAAAGATGAAGAAGAAAATACAAAAGAAAAGCAAGATGAATTAAATAAAGCTTTTGAAGATTTTAAAAAGCAAATTGAAGATTTGGAAAAGGATAGTAAGGAATTAAAAAAGCCCATTGATATTCCAAGAGATAAGTTAGATGAAAAGGAAATTGATGACGATCAAAAAAAGGCTTCTGAGCAATTAGAGAAAAATGAGGAACAAAAAGATCCTCAAGATACAAATGAAAATCAACCAAATGAAGGTTTAAAGAACGCACAAAAAAGTCAGAAGAAGGCGGCTCAAAAAATGAAAAATATGAGTGCGAAAATGTCTAATGCAATGCAAGCTGGTGGAGGTGAACAAATGCAAGAAGATATGGAAATGTTGCGTCAGGTGTTAGATAATTTGGTGCTTTTTTCTTTTGATCAAGAAGCGCTTATGAATCAGTTTAAATCTGTTGATGCTAACCACAATAAATTTTCAACTTATTTAATAAAACAAAATGAGTTAAAAGAGCATTTTGAACATGTTGATGATAGTTTATTTGCTTTGTCTTTAAGGCAGTCTAAAATCTCTGAAAAAGTGAATAATGAAATCACAGAGGTTTTTTATAATATAGATAAATCATTAAATCTACTAGCCGAAAATCAATTATATCAAGGTGTTTCCAGTCAGCAATTTGTAATTACAGCGGCTAATAATTTAGCAGACTATTTAAGCGATGTTTTAGATAATATGCAAGAAAGTATGAGCATGTCTGCAGGTCAAGGAGGCGAAGGTGATATGCAACTTCCAGATATTATTATGAGTCAGGAACAGCTTAATGAAATGATGAAGGATGGCATGAAAAAAGGAGAACAAGGAAAACCTGATAAAGGAAAAGGAAACAAAGAAGGAGAAGGTGATAAGGAGGGTGTTAAGGGTAAAGATGGTAAACAAGGAAAGAAACAAGGTGAAGGAGAAAATGGTGAAAGCTCTGGCGGAGAAGGCGAAGGTTCTAATGAAGATATGAATGGCGAACTGTTTAAAATTTATCAACAGCAACAAGAATTAAGAAACGCTTTAGAAAAGAGGCTTGCAAAGGATGCAAAAGAAGGAAGGGGTAATTCTGGCAATGGAAAATCTTTATTAGCAAAAATGGAAGAGGTAGAACTCGATTTATTAAACAAAGGTTTTACTAATGAAACGCTTCAAAAAATGATGGATTTAAAACATCAATTGTTAAAAATGGATAACGCTGCTTTTGAACAAGGCGAAGATAATAAACGTGAATCTGAAACAAATAAAAGTGAATTTGATAACAACTTAAATAATCAAATTCCAACTGCTAAACAATATTTTCAAACCACTGAAATATTGAATAGACAAACATTACCTTTGCAGCAAGTTTACAAGAAGAAAGTACAAGAATATTTTAAGCAATCAAATGATTAG
- a CDS encoding class I SAM-dependent methyltransferase, with protein MVNKNSNHTYLKVKDYSVSGEEFELIQNSEYGFLETMPQPTLDKLPEYYKSEDYISHTDSQRNLFEKVYHLVRTISLKKKLKLINSFASDTKNLLDVGCGTGDFLQTAKDNNWNVTGIEPNNQARDIANKKTNDLVFNTDQLSKFKPESFDVITLWHVLEHLPDLEEQIAAFKKLLKPNGTLIIAVPNYKSYDALYYKNYWAAFDVPRHLWHFNKSSISKLVSKVSMEVKKVKPMLFDAFYVSLLSEKYKSGKMNPIKGFWIGLVSNLKSFKTKEASSLIYIIKNK; from the coding sequence GTGGTAAATAAAAACTCAAATCATACGTATTTAAAAGTAAAAGACTATTCTGTTTCTGGTGAAGAATTCGAATTAATTCAGAATTCAGAATATGGTTTTCTTGAAACCATGCCGCAACCAACTTTAGATAAATTACCTGAGTATTATAAAAGCGAAGATTATATTTCGCATACAGATTCGCAACGTAATCTTTTTGAAAAAGTATATCATTTAGTTAGAACAATCTCTTTAAAAAAGAAATTAAAACTAATAAATTCATTTGCTTCAGATACAAAAAATTTGTTAGATGTTGGATGTGGTACAGGCGACTTTTTACAAACTGCGAAAGATAATAATTGGAACGTAACTGGAATTGAACCAAACAACCAAGCAAGAGACATAGCAAATAAAAAAACAAACGATTTGGTTTTTAATACAGATCAGCTTTCAAAGTTTAAACCAGAAAGTTTTGATGTTATTACGCTTTGGCATGTATTAGAGCATTTACCAGATTTAGAAGAACAAATAGCTGCTTTTAAAAAATTATTAAAACCAAATGGTACTTTAATAATTGCGGTTCCTAATTATAAAAGTTACGATGCGTTATATTATAAAAATTATTGGGCTGCTTTTGATGTACCAAGACACCTTTGGCATTTTAATAAAAGTTCTATTTCTAAATTAGTCTCAAAAGTTTCAATGGAAGTGAAAAAAGTAAAACCGATGTTATTTGATGCTTTTTATGTGAGCTTACTTTCAGAAAAATATAAATCTGGAAAAATGAATCCTATTAAAGGTTTTTGGATAGGGTTGGTTTCAAATTTAAAATCTTTCAAGACAAAAGAAGCATCTTCATTAATTTATATCATAAAAAACAAGTAA
- the mnmG gene encoding tRNA uridine-5-carboxymethylaminomethyl(34) synthesis enzyme MnmG codes for MFNEVYDVIVVGAGHAGSEAAAAAANMGSKTLLVTMSLQNIAQMSCNPAMGGIAKGQIVREIDALGGYSGIVSDTSAIQFKMLNKSKGPAMWSPRVQSDRMRFAEDWRLLLEGTPNLDFYQEMVSGLLVENHKVVGVKTSLGIKIRSKSVVLTNGTFLNGLIHIGDKNFGGGRAGEKAATGITEQLVDLGFESGRMKTGTPPRVDGRSLDYSKMVEQPGDENPEKFSYLDITKPLENQRSCHMTYTSLEVHDLLREGFDRSPMFNGRIKSLGPRYCPSIEDKINRFADKDRHQLFIEPEGWKTCEVYVNGFSTSLPEDVQFKALRSVVGFENVKFFRPGYAIEYDYFPPTQLKHTLETKLVEGLYFAGQINGTTGYEEAASQGLMAGINASLKTQEKEAFTLRRDEAYIGVLIDDLITKGTEEPYRMFTSRAEYRTLLRQDNADLRLTPKGFSIGLASEKRLRRMEQKHNEAEKFVKFFSDTSVKPEEANPVLESKGSALVKQSDKMFKIFSRPNITIDDIRKFEAVEQYIQDNNLDNEVIEQAEIQVKYSGYIAKEKNNADKLSRLEYVKIPENFDYSQIKSMSFEAREKLKKIQPTTVSQASRISGVSPNDISVLLVYMGR; via the coding sequence ATGTTTAACGAGGTTTATGATGTTATAGTTGTTGGAGCAGGACATGCAGGAAGTGAAGCTGCTGCTGCTGCTGCTAATATGGGAAGTAAAACATTACTTGTTACCATGAGTTTACAAAACATTGCGCAAATGTCTTGTAATCCTGCTATGGGCGGAATTGCTAAAGGACAAATTGTAAGAGAGATTGATGCGCTTGGAGGTTATAGTGGTATTGTTTCTGACACGTCTGCTATTCAGTTTAAAATGCTTAATAAATCTAAAGGACCAGCTATGTGGAGTCCGAGAGTGCAGAGTGATAGAATGCGTTTTGCTGAAGATTGGCGATTACTTTTAGAAGGAACGCCTAATCTTGATTTCTATCAAGAAATGGTATCTGGTTTATTAGTTGAAAATCATAAGGTAGTTGGTGTGAAAACGTCTTTAGGAATTAAGATTAGATCAAAGTCTGTTGTGCTTACAAACGGTACTTTTTTAAATGGATTAATTCATATAGGCGACAAGAATTTTGGTGGAGGTAGAGCAGGTGAAAAAGCGGCTACTGGAATTACAGAACAACTTGTTGATTTAGGTTTTGAATCTGGTAGAATGAAAACGGGAACACCCCCAAGAGTGGATGGACGTTCTTTAGATTATTCTAAAATGGTTGAACAGCCTGGGGATGAAAATCCTGAAAAATTCTCTTATTTAGATATTACAAAACCATTAGAAAATCAGCGTTCTTGTCATATGACTTATACGAGTCTTGAGGTGCATGACTTGCTTCGAGAAGGGTTTGATAGGTCGCCTATGTTTAATGGTAGAATTAAAAGTTTAGGCCCGCGTTATTGTCCTTCTATTGAGGATAAAATAAATAGGTTTGCAGATAAGGATAGGCATCAATTATTCATTGAACCAGAAGGTTGGAAAACCTGTGAAGTTTATGTGAATGGTTTTTCAACATCGTTACCAGAAGATGTTCAGTTTAAAGCCTTGCGTTCTGTCGTTGGTTTTGAAAACGTAAAATTCTTTAGACCTGGTTATGCTATAGAGTATGATTATTTTCCGCCAACACAATTAAAGCATACTTTAGAAACCAAGTTAGTTGAAGGTTTATATTTTGCCGGACAAATTAATGGGACTACAGGTTATGAAGAAGCAGCTTCTCAAGGTTTGATGGCAGGTATAAATGCAAGTTTGAAAACTCAAGAAAAGGAGGCTTTTACTTTACGAAGGGACGAAGCTTATATTGGAGTGTTGATTGATGATTTAATTACTAAAGGGACTGAAGAGCCATATAGAATGTTTACATCAAGGGCGGAATACAGAACCTTATTACGCCAAGATAATGCTGATTTAAGATTAACACCCAAAGGTTTTAGTATAGGTTTGGCAAGTGAAAAACGTTTAAGACGTATGGAGCAAAAACATAATGAAGCTGAAAAGTTTGTTAAGTTTTTTAGTGATACGAGTGTTAAACCAGAAGAAGCAAATCCTGTTTTAGAATCTAAAGGATCGGCATTAGTTAAACAGTCTGATAAGATGTTTAAAATATTTTCTAGACCTAATATCACAATTGATGATATTAGAAAATTTGAAGCAGTTGAACAATATATTCAAGATAATAATTTAGATAACGAAGTTATTGAGCAGGCGGAAATTCAAGTTAAATATTCTGGATATATAGCTAAAGAAAAAAATAACGCCGACAAATTAAGTAGATTAGAATATGTGAAAATTCCAGAGAATTTCGATTATTCACAAATTAAATCTATGAGTTTTGAAGCGCGTGAAAAACTTAAAAAAATACAACCAACAACCGTATCACAAGCATCAAGAATTAGTGGTGTTTCGCCAAATGATATTTCTGTATTATTGGTTTATATGGGAAGATAA
- the ybeY gene encoding rRNA maturation RNase YbeY: MISFNYETDFKLDDETVISKWISDTISLESYKLEEINYVFCDDEYLHKLNVEFLNHDTLTDIISFDYSMGKLIQGDIYISVERVADNARDFDVSFVEELHRVIIHGVLHYCGYKDKTDDDAKIMREKENHYLGQLDQ, from the coding sequence ATGATTAGTTTTAATTACGAAACAGATTTTAAATTAGACGACGAGACTGTTATTTCTAAATGGATTTCAGATACAATCTCATTAGAATCATATAAGCTAGAAGAAATCAATTATGTTTTTTGTGATGATGAATACCTTCATAAATTAAATGTAGAATTCTTAAATCACGATACATTAACAGATATTATTAGCTTTGATTACTCCATGGGAAAATTAATACAAGGTGATATTTATATTTCGGTTGAAAGAGTAGCTGATAATGCTAGAGATTTTGATGTGTCTTTTGTAGAAGAATTACATCGTGTTATTATTCATGGCGTACTTCATTATTGTGGATATAAAGACAAAACTGATGACGATGCTAAAATCATGCGTGAAAAAGAAAACCACTACTTAGGTCAATTAGATCAGTAA